The genomic segment TCGCCGCCGTCGATCTCGAACGCTATGCCGGCACCTGGTACGAGCAGGCGCATCTGCCGATGTTCTTCCAGCGCAAATGCATCGCCGACACCACCGCCCAGTACAGCGTCAATCCGGATGGCACGGTCGGTGTGTTGAACCGCTGCCGCACGAAGGACGGCAGCTTCAACGAGGCACGCGGCATCGCGCGCGTGGTCGACGGGAAGACCTCGACACTGGAAGTGCGGTTCGCGCCGCAATGGCTGTCGTGGCTGCCGATGGTCTGGGGCGATTACTGGGTGATCGCGCTCGACGAAGCGGAGTACCGCTGGGCGATGGTGGGTTCGCCCGGCAAGGACTACCTGTGGATCCTGTCGCGCGAGCCGCAGCTCGACCCGGAGATCCGCAGCCGGCTCATCGACCAGGCGCGCGCGATGGATTACCCGGTCGACAAGCTCGTCGACACACCGCAGCGCTCGCAGGATGCGACGCCTTCCGGTTGACCGGCATCGCCACCTCGGCGGTGCGCCGACATCGTCCGGAACGTCGCGGATGATCTTCACGCGGCCCCGGGTCTCGAACAGCGAGAGTCGCCGCCCATGACGCGCCTCATCGAACGCCTTTTCGCCGCCGGCTATCTCGCCGTAATCGCCCTGTTCCTGTTCGCCGGTGCCGCGCTGATCGGGCTGGCGGCGATCGAGATGTGGCAGGCGCTGGTGCCCTCGGAATCACTGGATCTGCGCGGACGGTTCGACTCGGTGCTCGACGCGATCGGCATCGTGACCATCGCGCTGGTTGCGTTCGAACTGGCGCAGACGGTGTTCGAGGAAGAGGTGCGGCGAGAGGTCAAGATCAGCGGGCCGACGCGCGTGCGCCGGTTCCTGTCGCGCTTCATGGTGGTGCTGGTGGTGGCGCTGTCGATCGAAACTCTGGTCGCGGTGTTCCGATTGCTGCACGAAGCGCCGGAACAGTTGCCTTATGCCGCGGCGATCGGCGCGACCGCGGCCCTGCTGCTGGTCGGTTGGGGCGTGTTCCTGCGACTCAACCGCAGCGTCGAGGAACTCGAACCCGAGGCCATGGCGGCGGCGAAGGATGAGGACGGCGACGTGGAAGCCGACGCGAACGACACGCCCACGCCGAAGAAGCCGGCAGCGCGGCGAAAGACGCCGACGAAGGTGCCTGCAGCAGGCTGAGTCGCAATGCGACGGTGACACCGGCAGGTCACAAAGCAATCCCGGTCACGGAACGGACATCGCACCGCGATTGAACGCGCACGTCTTACCGATGCTTAACACCACGGTCGCATCGCAGTGGAAAGGTCGGGGTTCCTTCCAGACGCGTGGAGTTTCCGATGAAGAAGTGGGCCTTGTCCGGCGTGTTGTTGTTGACCACAGTGGCTGCCAGCACGACCGCATTCGCAGCGCGCCATCATTTCGATGTGATCGGCGAGTCCTACGGCCGCAGCAGCGAAGAGGCGATCGACAACGCCTGGCGCGACGCGGACGACCAGTGCTACCGCAGCTGGGGCCGCTCCGACCAGGACATCACGGTGCTGGAGGTGTGGGTCGATCCGGACACCGGCTATCCGCATGCACGCGTGTCGCTGGGCTGCACGGTCGACGACTGACTTTAGATTTCGACGCACGTGAAAACGCCGCCGGTGATCTCTCCATCACCGGCGGCGTTCTGTACATCGATTGCATCCGCGAACGCGTCGCGGACATCCCGGGCCGTCAGATCACGAAGGCTCGCAGTTCCGCCATCTTGCCGTCGTGGAACCGCCACGCATCCGAGTAGGCATAGCGCGTCTCGGTGCCGTCTGCCGCCTTGACGGTGATGCTGCCCAGCGCGATCACGAAGTCTTCTTCGGCGATGAGGTGGTCGACGGTGAACACCGGCGGCTCGACATAGGCGTCCGTCATCCACTCGCGCACAGCATCCTTGCCGTCGAGCGTCGATTCGCCAACGGTCGTCCACTGGATGTCGTCGGTGCAGTACGCCAGAAATCCGTCGATGTCGCCGCGCGCGATGGCCGCGTTGGCCTGCCGCAGAGAACTCTTGTGCTGGTTGGACATGGCGGCGCTTCTATCGACGTGGAGGAGTGACGATACCGGCAGCCGGGGGCGCGCGGGTGAAGCGTCGCGGGCCGGACTGCGCCTGCATTCAGGCGCATGTCGCAAGCGTGCGTGCGGTCGCATCCGGAAGCGGACGTCGTGCCGCGCCAGGCGACCAGAAAACCCGATTTCGGTGCGGGTCTGGCCGCCAACCGCACGGCAACGCGTTGTGCTCAGAAGCGGTCTTCGACCGGCAGGTAACGCCACGCGCCGACCGGCATCTTCGCCAGCGACACGCGCCCGATGCGCAGGCGCCGGATCCACACCACGCCCAGCCCGACCTGCGCGCACATGTCACGCAGCTGACCCGGCCGCACGCCCTTGATCGCGAAACGCAGGCGCACTTCGTTCTGCCAGCTGACCTTGCATGGCGGCAGCGTGTGGCCGTCGTACTGCAGGCCGTGCTTGAGCCGCTGCATGCCGTAGAACGGCATCTCGCCGGTCACCTCGACGACGAACTCCTGCTCGATGCCATCGAGGTCCTCGGTCAGGCGCCGCCAC from the Luteimonas fraxinea genome contains:
- a CDS encoding lipocalin family protein; translation: MRLPIVPLLIAAGLSTPATANAARQPPVPNEPVAAVDLERYAGTWYEQAHLPMFFQRKCIADTTAQYSVNPDGTVGVLNRCRTKDGSFNEARGIARVVDGKTSTLEVRFAPQWLSWLPMVWGDYWVIALDEAEYRWAMVGSPGKDYLWILSREPQLDPEIRSRLIDQARAMDYPVDKLVDTPQRSQDATPSG
- a CDS encoding nuclear transport factor 2 family protein → MSNQHKSSLRQANAAIARGDIDGFLAYCTDDIQWTTVGESTLDGKDAVREWMTDAYVEPPVFTVDHLIAEEDFVIALGSITVKAADGTETRYAYSDAWRFHDGKMAELRAFVI